In Photobacterium angustum, the following proteins share a genomic window:
- the rnr gene encoding ribonuclease R: MSKGTTDLPVDPFRDREASNYENPIPSREHLLEVIRGFSTPVSRDQLFAELKLEGDDHYEGLRRRLRAMERDGQLIFTRRQCYALPERLDLIKGYVMGHRDGFGFLRPEGSLGKDNDLLLPHHQMRGVIHGDYILAQAGGEDKRGRKEARVVRVLKESTAQIVGRFFLEDGMGYVVPDDSRIAQDIIIPQDVRQGARMGNVVVVEINQRATRQHNAVGRIVEVLGENMAPGMEIDIALRTHDIPHVWPSEVDKEIQHLTEEVPEEAKKGRVDLRQLPLVTIDGEDARDFDDAVHCERTTSGGWRLWVAIADVSYYVRHKSALDNEAVKRGNSVYFPAQVIPMLPEVLSNGLCSLNPQVDRLCMVCEMTISDTGELTGYKHYEAVMNSHARLTYTKVSKMLEGDEELRQRYEPLVPHLEELYSMFKVLKAAREERGAIEFETVETQFIFNVDRKIDRIVPAVRNEAHKIIEECMILANIASARFVESAKEPALYRVHDTPGEERLQGFRDFLGELSLHLGGGLEPTPKDYAELANAIQTRKDRELIQTMLLRSMKQAVYQGDNIGHFGLALTEYAHFTSPIRRYPDLTLHRAIKYLVAKQAGNSGNTTPTGGFHYSFDEIDALGEQCSMTERRADDATRDVSDWLKCEYMQDHLGDEFDGVIANVTGFGFFVRLNELNIDGLVHISNLANDYYQFDPVGQRLVGDSSGVVYRLGDTVKVKVASINLNDRQIDFDIVGSERKQRGAGKTAKSHEKKQRLRKADGLRRQSLKVYKSEDGVAKQEERSESKRERSSVRKKLKEGAIPLADEKNKPKPKKRRKPTDEKPKAEIKKKPKSRKKKKQRAGKAERAAKKS, encoded by the coding sequence ATGTCTAAAGGTACTACCGATTTACCGGTCGACCCTTTTCGCGATCGCGAAGCATCTAATTATGAAAACCCGATCCCAAGCCGTGAACACTTACTTGAAGTGATTCGTGGTTTTAGTACCCCGGTGAGTCGTGACCAGTTATTTGCTGAGCTAAAGCTAGAAGGCGATGATCACTATGAAGGCTTACGCCGTCGTTTACGTGCGATGGAGCGTGATGGCCAGTTAATTTTCACCCGTCGTCAATGTTATGCATTGCCTGAGCGTTTAGATTTGATCAAAGGTTACGTTATGGGTCACCGTGACGGCTTTGGTTTCTTACGCCCTGAAGGTTCGTTGGGTAAAGACAATGATTTGTTATTACCGCATCACCAAATGCGTGGTGTGATCCACGGTGATTACATTTTGGCGCAAGCGGGCGGTGAAGATAAGCGTGGTCGTAAAGAAGCACGTGTTGTTCGTGTGTTAAAAGAAAGCACAGCTCAGATTGTTGGTCGCTTTTTCCTTGAAGATGGCATGGGCTATGTGGTGCCAGACGATTCTCGCATTGCTCAAGATATCATTATCCCACAAGACGTTCGCCAAGGCGCACGTATGGGGAATGTAGTTGTTGTCGAAATTAACCAACGAGCGACGCGTCAACACAATGCTGTTGGCCGTATTGTAGAAGTACTGGGCGAAAATATGGCGCCGGGTATGGAAATTGATATTGCGTTACGCACCCATGATATTCCGCATGTATGGCCGTCAGAAGTTGATAAAGAAATTCAACATTTGACAGAAGAAGTGCCGGAAGAAGCGAAAAAAGGCCGCGTTGATTTACGTCAATTACCGCTGGTAACCATTGATGGCGAAGATGCTCGTGACTTTGATGATGCGGTTCACTGTGAGCGTACCACATCAGGTGGCTGGCGTTTATGGGTTGCGATTGCCGATGTGAGTTATTACGTTCGTCATAAATCAGCACTCGATAACGAAGCTGTTAAGCGTGGTAACTCGGTTTACTTCCCTGCACAAGTGATCCCAATGTTGCCGGAAGTACTCTCGAATGGTTTATGTTCACTAAACCCGCAAGTAGATCGCTTGTGTATGGTGTGTGAAATGACCATTTCTGATACGGGTGAGTTAACAGGTTACAAGCATTACGAAGCGGTAATGAATTCTCACGCTCGTTTGACTTACACCAAAGTCAGTAAAATGCTTGAAGGCGATGAAGAACTTCGTCAGCGTTATGAACCACTTGTTCCGCATTTAGAAGAGCTTTACAGCATGTTCAAAGTGCTGAAAGCAGCACGTGAAGAACGTGGTGCGATTGAATTTGAAACGGTTGAAACCCAATTTATTTTCAATGTGGATCGTAAGATTGACCGTATTGTGCCGGCTGTGCGTAATGAAGCGCATAAGATCATCGAAGAATGTATGATTTTAGCTAACATTGCTTCTGCACGTTTTGTTGAAAGTGCGAAAGAGCCAGCACTATACCGAGTTCACGATACCCCAGGTGAAGAGCGCCTTCAGGGCTTCCGTGATTTCTTAGGTGAGCTAAGCTTACATCTTGGCGGTGGGTTAGAGCCAACGCCAAAAGATTATGCAGAGCTGGCCAATGCGATTCAAACTCGAAAAGATCGCGAGTTAATCCAAACCATGCTGCTACGCTCAATGAAGCAGGCGGTATACCAAGGTGACAATATTGGTCACTTCGGCTTGGCATTAACTGAATATGCGCACTTTACCTCGCCAATTCGTCGTTACCCTGATTTAACGCTGCACCGCGCGATTAAATATTTAGTTGCAAAGCAAGCTGGTAACAGTGGTAATACAACACCAACGGGTGGTTTCCATTACTCATTTGATGAAATTGATGCATTAGGTGAGCAATGTTCAATGACTGAACGCCGTGCTGATGACGCAACGCGTGATGTCTCTGATTGGCTTAAATGTGAATACATGCAAGATCACTTAGGCGATGAGTTCGACGGTGTGATTGCCAATGTGACAGGTTTTGGCTTCTTTGTTCGCTTAAACGAATTGAACATTGATGGCTTAGTTCATATTTCAAACCTAGCTAATGACTACTACCAATTTGATCCAGTAGGTCAACGTTTGGTAGGTGATAGCTCTGGTGTGGTATACCGTTTAGGCGATACCGTGAAAGTGAAAGTAGCATCGATTAACTTAAACGATCGTCAGATTGACTTTGATATTGTTGGCTCTGAGCGCAAGCAACGTGGCGCAGGTAAAACGGCTAAGAGTCATGAGAAAAAACAGCGTTTACGTAAAGCCGATGGTCTACGTCGTCAAAGCCTGAAAGTGTACAAATCAGAAGATGGCGTGGCAAAACAAGAAGAGCGTAGTGAATCAAAACGCGAACGTTCTTCGGTACGTAAAAAGCTAAAAGAAGGCGCAATTCCACTGGCGGACGAGAAGAATAAACCGAAGCCAAAGAAACGCCGTAAGCCAACGGATGAAAAACCGAAAGCTGAGATTAAAAAGAAACCGAAATCTCGCAAAAAGAAAAAGCAACGTGCGGGAAAAGCCGAACGCGCAGCAAAGAAGAGTTAA
- the nsrR gene encoding nitric oxide-sensing transcriptional repressor NsrR gives MQLTSFTDYGLRALIYLASLPEGELTSITKVTEIYNVSRNHMVKIINKLGQLGYIETVRGKNGGIRLGKSAESIIVGDVVRAIEPLQIVNCSLDFCHITPACRLKGVLADAREAFLAELDKYTLLTLVEDNAPLLNLLSNPNKL, from the coding sequence GTGCAGTTAACTAGTTTTACCGATTACGGCTTACGAGCTCTGATATATCTTGCGTCGCTACCAGAAGGTGAGCTAACAAGTATTACGAAAGTGACAGAAATATACAATGTGTCACGTAACCATATGGTTAAAATAATCAATAAATTAGGTCAATTAGGCTATATCGAAACGGTGCGCGGAAAAAATGGTGGCATTCGTTTAGGTAAGTCAGCTGAATCTATTATTGTTGGCGATGTCGTACGTGCAATAGAACCGTTACAGATTGTTAATTGTAGCCTTGATTTTTGCCATATAACGCCAGCTTGCCGATTAAAAGGTGTGCTTGCTGATGCAAGAGAAGCATTTTTGGCTGAGCTAGATAAATATACCTTGTTAACCTTAGTTGAAGATAATGCGCCGTTGCTAAATTTATTAAGCAACCCTAACAAGTTATAA
- the hmpA gene encoding NO-inducible flavohemoprotein: protein MLSQKTIDIVKTTAPVIAEAGPMVTQHFYQRMFSHNPELKDVFNMSHQKNGANNGPSSQQEALFNAICAYANNIENLAVLLPAVEKIAHKHTSFMITAEQYNIVGSHLIATIDELLAPGQDVLDAWAEAYGLLANIFINREEEIYQENANKVGGWRGTREFVVTNKQQDSEFITSFTFKPTDGGKVASYKPGQYLGIYLNADELENQEIRQYSLSSAPQDDQYRISVKRESHGKVSNYLHNNINIGDKVMLAAPAGDFFLDVEANTPVTLLSAGVGLTPTLSMLESLTEHQAPVNWLHATENGAHHAYKKQVKALAQQHNHIQDITWYNAPLDSDLPAEDYDYQGLMDLSTIAAQLTDENMHFYFCGPVAFMQYIAKQLLALGVSEDRIHYECFGPHKVL, encoded by the coding sequence ATGCTTAGTCAAAAAACGATCGATATTGTTAAAACAACAGCTCCTGTCATTGCAGAAGCAGGCCCTATGGTTACCCAACATTTCTATCAGCGTATGTTTAGCCACAACCCTGAGTTAAAAGATGTTTTTAACATGAGCCACCAAAAAAATGGGGCAAACAACGGACCTTCTAGCCAACAAGAAGCGTTATTTAATGCCATTTGTGCTTATGCCAATAATATCGAAAATCTTGCTGTGCTTTTACCAGCAGTAGAAAAGATTGCTCACAAACATACCAGTTTTATGATCACCGCAGAGCAATACAATATTGTTGGCTCTCACCTTATCGCAACCATTGATGAATTATTAGCGCCAGGACAAGATGTATTAGACGCTTGGGCTGAAGCTTATGGATTGCTGGCGAATATTTTCATCAATCGTGAAGAAGAAATCTATCAAGAAAATGCAAATAAAGTTGGTGGATGGCGTGGCACTCGTGAGTTTGTCGTAACCAACAAACAACAAGATAGCGAATTTATCACGAGCTTTACCTTTAAGCCTACTGATGGCGGTAAGGTCGCAAGCTATAAACCTGGGCAATATCTGGGGATCTACCTTAATGCTGACGAATTAGAGAACCAAGAAATCCGTCAATATAGCTTATCTTCAGCGCCACAAGATGATCAGTACCGTATTTCAGTAAAACGTGAATCTCACGGTAAAGTTTCAAACTACTTACATAACAATATCAATATTGGCGATAAAGTAATGCTTGCAGCTCCTGCTGGTGACTTCTTCTTAGATGTTGAAGCAAACACACCTGTAACATTACTTTCCGCAGGTGTGGGTTTAACGCCAACGCTTTCAATGCTTGAATCACTGACTGAACACCAAGCACCTGTTAACTGGCTACATGCCACAGAAAATGGCGCACATCATGCCTACAAAAAACAGGTAAAAGCACTCGCGCAGCAACACAATCACATTCAAGATATCACTTGGTATAACGCTCCGCTTGATAGCGATCTTCCTGCCGAAGATTATGACTACCAAGGCTTAATGGATCTCAGCACAATAGCAGCACAGCTAACAGATGAAAACATGCACTTTTACTTCTGTGGCCCTGTTGCCTTCATGCAATATATCGCTAAACAGCTATTAGCATTAGGTGTATCTGAAGATCGTATTCACTACGAATGTTTCGGCCCACACAAAGTCCTATAA